The genome window TCGTCCACGAAGATGATCGCGGGAGCGTTGTTCTTGGCCTGCTCGAACAGGTCCCGGACGCGGCTCGCGCCGACGCCCACGAACATCTCCACGAAGTCGGAGCCGGAGATCGAGTAGAACGGCACGCCCGCCTCACCCGCGACGGCGCGGGCCAGCAGGGTCTTGCCGGTGCCGGGCTGGCCGTACAGCAGCACGCCCTTGGGGATCTTGGCGCCGACGGCCTGGAACTTGGCCGGCTCGGCGAGGAACTCCTTGATCTCGTGCAGCTCCTCGACGGCCTCCTCGGCGCCCGCGACGTCGGCGAAGGTGACCTTGGGGGCCTCCTTGGAGACGAGCTTGGCGCGCGACTTGCCGAACTGCATGACGCGGCTGCCGCCGCCCTGCATGTTGGCGAAGAGGAACCAGAACAGCACCAGGAAGAGCAGGATCGGCAGGACGGTGATGAGGATCGAGCCGAGCACGGAGCCCTTCGGCACCTCGTCGGTCCACTTCGGGGCGTCGTTCGCGACCGCCGTGGCGACCTCGCTGGCGCGGGCGCTGACATAGTCGAACTGGACGTCCGTGTTCCCGTCCAGCGGCTGCTTCAGCGTCAGCTGCACGCGCTGGTCGCCGTCGACGACCTTGGCCTGAGAGACGTTCCCGGAGGCCAGCTGCTGCAGGCCCACCTGGGTGTCGATGGTGGCCGTCCGGTTGCCCGTGAAGAGCTGGCTGGCGAGGACGAGGAGCAGCAGGGCCCCGACGATCCAGACCGTCGGTCCGCGGAAGAAGCGCCTGGCGTTCATGCGTGGATGAGGGCCGTGGCCCGTCCTCTCTCCTCTGGCTGGTCGGCGCCCGACCGTACACCGGCGGCACCCGGGCGCCGGCGCGGTGCGCCCGGTCCCACCAGCCCAACGGACGAGGGGGCCCCGGCTGTTCCACCCGTTCGCCCTCAGCGGACGCCCCGCCGGTCGCGGGCGCCCGGTCGGGGGGTCAGGAGCTGTAGACGTGCTCCGCGAGGGTGCCGACCACGCGCAGGTTGCGGTAGCGCTCGGCGAAGTCGAGGCCGTAGCCGACGACGAAGGCGTTGGGGATGTCGAAGCCGACGTACTTGACGTCGACGGTGACCTTCGCCGCGTCCGGCTTGCGCAGCAGCGCCATGACCTCCACCGAGGCCGCGCCGCGCGAGCGCAGGTTCGCCACCAGCCACGACAGGGTCAGGCCCGAGTCGATGATGTCCTCGACGATGAGGACGTCGCGGCCGAGGACGTCGCGGTCGAGGTCCTTGAGGATCCGCACCACGCCGGAGGACTTGGTGCCCGAGCCGTAGCTCGAGACGGCCATCCAGTCCATCTCCGCCGGGCCGTGCAGGGCCCGGGCGAAGTCGGCCATGACCATGACGGCGCCCTTGAGCACGCCGACGAGCAGGAGGTCCCGCCCGGCGTAGTCGGCGTCGACCTGTGCGGCGATCTCGCCCAGGCGCGCGCGGATCTCCTCCTCGCTGATGAGGACGTCCGCGAGGTCGCGGCCCATGTCCTGGGCGTCCATCAGTGTCCTCCTGGTGGGGGTGGGGCCGGGGCGAAGCGCAGCCTGCCACAGGTGCGCTGCGCCCCCACGCGCCCGGGCAGCGGGACGGGCCCCTGGCCGCGCCAGGCGACCACGAGCGCGTCCAGGGCCAGCACGTGCTCGCGGGTCAGCTCCCCCGCCGGGGCGCCGGCGTCCACCGCGGCCGCGCGCAGGGCCCGGCGCCGCAGCGCCGCGGGCGCCGCGGCGAGGACGGCCGCGTCCAGCCCGTCACCGGTCGCGCCACCAGCCGGCTGGGAGCGGTCCAGCAGCCGCGCGGCCAGCTCCTCCAGCACCTCGGCGTCCTCCCGCAGCTGGTCGGCGGTGCGCGCCAGGGCCCCGGCGACGCCGGGCCCCAGCTCCGCCTCGAGCGCCGGGAGCACCCGCGAGCGCACCCGGGAGCGGGTGAACGCCGGGTCGGCGTTGGTGGGGTCCTCCCAGGGCCGCAGGCCCAGCGCCGCGCAGGCCGCCCTCGTCGTCGTCCTCGGCAGGCCGAGCAGGGGGCGGCGCAGCGCTCCGCGCCGCGCGGGCATGCCCGCCAGCGACCGCGCCCCGGAGCCGCGCGCCAGGCCCAGGAGCACCTGCTCGGCCTGGTCGTCCAGGGTGTGGCCCAGGAGCACGGCCGCGGCGCCGAGGCTGCCGGCGGCCTCGTCGAGGGCGGCCAGGCGGGCGTCGCGGGCAGCGGCCTCCGGCCCCCCGCGACCCCCCGCCGCGTCCACCGCGACGACGACGACGGGGTCGAGGCCGAGCGAGGTGCAGGCGGCTCCCGCCGCGGCGGCCACCTGCGCCGACCCCGTCTGGAGGCCGTGGTCGACCACCACCGCCCCCGCCCGCCAGGGCGCGCGCCCC of Quadrisphaera sp. RL12-1S contains these proteins:
- the tilS gene encoding tRNA lysidine(34) synthetase TilS; this encodes MTGPDPAVAAVRSAVRSACADVPAGALVLVACSGGADSLALAAAAGWLAAPGGRGRAPWRAGAVVVDHGLQTGSAQVAAAAGAACTSLGLDPVVVVAVDAAGGRGGPEAAARDARLAALDEAAGSLGAAAVLLGHTLDDQAEQVLLGLARGSGARSLAGMPARRGALRRPLLGLPRTTTRAACAALGLRPWEDPTNADPAFTRSRVRSRVLPALEAELGPGVAGALARTADQLREDAEVLEELAARLLDRSQPAGGATGDGLDAAVLAAAPAALRRRALRAAAVDAGAPAGELTREHVLALDALVVAWRGQGPVPLPGRVGAQRTCGRLRFAPAPPPPGGH
- the hpt gene encoding hypoxanthine phosphoribosyltransferase, which translates into the protein MDAQDMGRDLADVLISEEEIRARLGEIAAQVDADYAGRDLLLVGVLKGAVMVMADFARALHGPAEMDWMAVSSYGSGTKSSGVVRILKDLDRDVLGRDVLIVEDIIDSGLTLSWLVANLRSRGAASVEVMALLRKPDAAKVTVDVKYVGFDIPNAFVVGYGLDFAERYRNLRVVGTLAEHVYSS